One region of Flavobacterium sp. GSB-24 genomic DNA includes:
- a CDS encoding replication-associated recombination protein A → MEAPLAERIRPQKLEDYISQHHLVGPTGSLTQQISKGIIPSLIFWGPPGTGKTTLAQIIAQESKRPFYILSAINSGVKDIRDVIEKAKQSGGLFTAKNPILFIDEIHRFSKSQQDSLLAAVEKGWITLIGATTENPSFEVIPALLSRCQVYILNAFTKADLEALLKRAMKTDTYLLTKNINLKEIEALLRLSGGDGRKLLNIFELVINASAGDEITITNDRVLELVQQNTVLYDKTGEQHYDIISAFIKSIRGSDPNGAVYWLARMIEGGEDVKFIARRMLILSSEDIGNANPTAFIMANNTFQAVTTIGYPESRIILSQCAIYLATSPKSNASYMAIGNAQQLVKQTGDLPVPIHLRNAPTKLMKELGYGDEYKYSHDYANNFAEQEFLPDAIKETVLYNPGNNSRENSNREFLKNRWKNKYGY, encoded by the coding sequence ATGGAAGCACCATTAGCAGAACGCATTCGCCCGCAAAAATTAGAAGACTATATTAGCCAGCACCATTTGGTTGGTCCGACTGGTTCTTTAACACAACAAATTTCAAAAGGAATAATCCCCTCTTTGATTTTTTGGGGACCTCCGGGCACAGGAAAAACAACTCTTGCCCAAATTATTGCACAAGAATCAAAAAGACCTTTTTATATTTTGAGTGCAATAAATTCTGGAGTAAAGGATATTCGCGATGTTATCGAAAAGGCAAAGCAAAGTGGCGGCTTGTTTACTGCTAAAAATCCTATTCTTTTTATAGATGAGATTCACAGATTTAGCAAATCACAACAAGATTCCCTTTTGGCTGCGGTCGAAAAAGGCTGGATAACTTTGATTGGTGCTACGACAGAGAATCCAAGTTTTGAGGTGATTCCTGCATTATTGTCACGTTGTCAAGTTTATATACTAAATGCTTTTACAAAAGCCGATTTAGAAGCGCTATTAAAACGCGCAATGAAAACTGATACATATTTATTGACAAAAAACATAAATCTTAAAGAAATAGAGGCTTTATTACGCCTATCAGGTGGTGACGGCCGAAAATTGCTCAATATTTTTGAACTGGTCATTAATGCATCTGCTGGTGACGAAATAACAATTACCAACGATCGTGTTTTAGAATTAGTACAGCAGAATACTGTTTTATATGACAAAACTGGTGAACAGCATTATGATATTATTTCAGCTTTTATAAAATCAATTCGCGGAAGTGATCCCAATGGTGCCGTCTATTGGCTCGCTAGAATGATTGAAGGCGGTGAAGATGTGAAGTTTATTGCTCGAAGAATGCTAATTCTTTCTAGCGAAGATATTGGCAATGCAAATCCGACAGCTTTTATCATGGCCAATAACACTTTTCAGGCAGTTACAACTATTGGATATCCTGAAAGCCGAATTATTTTAAGCCAATGCGCTATTTATCTTGCAACTTCTCCAAAGAGTAATGCTTCGTATATGGCAATTGGAAATGCACAGCAATTGGTAAAACAAACTGGAGATCTACCAGTACCAATTCATTTGCGAAATGCGCCAACTAAATTAATGAAAGAATTAGGATATGGCGATGAATATAAATATTCGCATGATTATGCTAATAATTTTGCGGAACAAGAATTCCTGCCAGATGCTATAAAAGAAACGGTTCTTTACAATCCTGGAAACAATTCTAGAGAGAACAGCAACCGAGAATTTTTAAAGAACCGTTGGAAAAATAAATATGGCTATTAA
- a CDS encoding DUF2490 domain-containing protein, translating to MLSKSNPKLIIAILRCLFVVLMITNSYGQNTTYNQFWNEIQFNQTLSKKWSTEIDLSAAYSSTESSSNLFENTIQRSIRGWAHYYFSPRWKFSTFIAHYNNKDVPEIGQFESPEWRFALQGIYYFHKTGYTLSTRMRTEFRHMKNQDDDYENVFRYRQQIKYIQPINSKVLREGVIYAVASDEIYIKSGTKVTGESFFDRNRLNVGAGYLFSDDIQIELTYCNEFLPRNSGNQITNAASVTISFNNLLRNLQKRIVNNHNPKDEEE from the coding sequence ATGCTTTCAAAATCTAATCCAAAATTAATAATTGCTATACTCCGATGCTTGTTTGTAGTCTTGATGATTACAAACAGCTACGGACAAAACACTACATACAATCAGTTTTGGAATGAGATTCAATTTAATCAGACTCTCAGCAAAAAATGGTCTACGGAAATAGACTTAAGTGCTGCATACAGCAGTACTGAATCTTCTTCAAATTTATTCGAAAATACAATTCAAAGATCTATACGAGGCTGGGCTCATTACTACTTTTCGCCTAGATGGAAATTTTCAACTTTTATAGCTCATTACAATAACAAAGACGTGCCTGAAATTGGACAATTTGAATCTCCAGAATGGCGTTTTGCTCTTCAGGGAATTTATTACTTTCATAAAACCGGCTACACTTTGAGTACTAGAATGCGAACGGAATTTCGTCACATGAAAAATCAAGATGATGACTACGAAAATGTATTTCGATACCGTCAACAAATAAAATACATACAACCAATAAACAGCAAAGTTTTAAGAGAAGGAGTAATATATGCAGTTGCTTCTGATGAAATTTATATAAAATCTGGAACAAAAGTTACAGGAGAAAGTTTTTTTGATCGCAATAGACTAAATGTTGGGGCAGGATATTTATTTTCAGACGACATTCAGATTGAGCTCACCTACTGCAATGAGTTTTTACCTAGAAATAGTGGGAACCAAATCACTAATGCGGCATCAGTAACAATAAGCTTTAATAACCTTCTCAGAAATCTTCAAAAGAGAATTGTTAATAATCATAATCCGAAGGATGAAGAAGAATAA
- a CDS encoding YjjG family noncanonical pyrimidine nucleotidase: MNTKITDIFFDLDHTLWDFDKNSEMAFDRIFKEKYAEIPTADFIKQYIPINQECWRLYQNDKITHQELRYNRLKFSFDALNYVISEENIFEIANDYIEFLTDNNYLFDGAIEVLEYLKPKYKLHIITNGFANVQEKKINNASLGGYFATITNSELAGVKKPNSIIFDYALQLANTSKENSIMIGDDFEADVNGALNAGLDAIFFNEKKLDVSGDYKQINHLLELKKYL; the protein is encoded by the coding sequence ATGAATACCAAGATTACAGACATCTTTTTTGATTTAGATCACACACTTTGGGATTTTGATAAAAACTCAGAAATGGCTTTTGATCGTATTTTTAAAGAGAAATACGCGGAAATCCCTACCGCAGATTTTATTAAACAATATATTCCTATAAATCAGGAATGCTGGAGGTTATATCAAAATGATAAAATTACACATCAGGAATTACGTTACAATCGTTTAAAGTTTTCCTTTGATGCTTTAAATTATGTAATATCAGAAGAAAATATCTTTGAAATTGCTAATGATTACATTGAGTTTCTAACAGATAACAATTATCTTTTTGATGGCGCAATAGAAGTTTTGGAATATCTAAAACCAAAATACAAACTTCATATTATTACCAACGGATTTGCTAATGTGCAGGAAAAAAAAATAAATAATGCTTCGCTTGGAGGTTATTTTGCTACTATTACAAATTCGGAATTAGCAGGAGTTAAAAAGCCAAATAGTATTATATTTGATTATGCATTACAATTGGCCAATACTTCAAAAGAAAACAGTATTATGATTGGAGACGATTTTGAAGCCGATGTAAATGGCGCTTTAAATGCAGGCTTGGACGCTATTTTCTTTAATGAAAAAAAATTGGATGTTTCCGGAGATTATAAACAAATTAACCATTTATTAGAACTAAAAAAATATTTATAA
- the rlmB gene encoding 23S rRNA (guanosine(2251)-2'-O)-methyltransferase RlmB, producing the protein MEKEHQIFGIRAIIEAIQAGKEVDKVFIQKEISGELMKDLMKVMKRANINFSYVPVEKLNRLTPNNHQGAVATISPIGFIDLEHLVESTIESGKKPLFLILDQISDARNFGAIIRTAECTGVNGIIVQKAGSAPVNGDTVKTSAGAVFNVPICKVEHIKDAIFYLQGSGIKTVAATEKTDQNIYDIALDSPLAIIMGSEDRGINPSVLKIVDEKAKLPMFGSIGSLNVSVACGAFLYEAVRQRS; encoded by the coding sequence ATGGAAAAAGAACATCAAATATTTGGCATTAGAGCCATCATAGAAGCAATTCAGGCAGGAAAAGAAGTAGACAAAGTCTTCATTCAGAAAGAGATTTCTGGTGAGTTGATGAAAGATTTAATGAAGGTAATGAAACGTGCTAACATTAACTTCTCTTACGTACCTGTAGAAAAACTAAATCGTCTTACTCCAAATAATCATCAAGGTGCAGTTGCCACCATCTCTCCTATCGGTTTTATCGATTTGGAACATCTTGTGGAATCAACTATTGAATCTGGAAAAAAACCATTATTTTTAATATTAGATCAAATTTCTGATGCTCGAAATTTTGGAGCTATCATTAGAACAGCAGAATGTACAGGTGTAAACGGTATCATTGTACAAAAAGCAGGTTCTGCACCTGTAAATGGTGATACTGTTAAAACTTCGGCTGGTGCTGTTTTTAATGTGCCGATTTGTAAAGTAGAACATATAAAAGATGCAATATTCTATTTGCAGGGCTCTGGCATTAAAACAGTAGCTGCAACTGAAAAAACCGATCAAAATATTTATGATATAGCACTAGATTCTCCATTAGCAATAATCATGGGGTCTGAAGATCGAGGAATAAATCCTTCTGTTTTAAAAATAGTAGATGAGAAAGCAAAACTACCAATGTTTGGTTCAATAGGATCTTTAAATGTTTCGGTTGCTTGTGGCGCATTTTTATACGAAGCTGTTCGTCAAAGAAGCTAA
- a CDS encoding rhomboid family intramembrane serine protease: MSDTNFKFSNSVIGLPLFFVLFLWIIYWMQIRFDFDFYRYGIYPRDFLGLRGVLFSPFIHENLDHLYNNSIPLLILLAAIQFFYPKQTFGVIAYGILFSGLITWVVGRENFHIGASGLIYVLVSFIFFKGIQTRYYRLVALSLTVILLYGGMIWYVFPDVDQSISWEGHLAGLITGFALTLFYRTPEYAKPIVYDWQRPDFDPNQDPFMKHFDEDGNFVNISNDEEESHIEYFSSSFPVNYIVTKKTELDDEI; the protein is encoded by the coding sequence ATGAGCGACACTAATTTTAAATTTTCAAATTCTGTTATTGGACTTCCTTTATTTTTTGTCCTTTTTTTGTGGATTATATACTGGATGCAGATTCGCTTTGATTTTGATTTTTATCGATACGGAATTTATCCAAGAGACTTTTTGGGTTTGCGAGGAGTTTTGTTTAGTCCTTTTATTCACGAAAATTTAGACCACTTATATAATAATAGTATTCCGCTTTTAATATTATTAGCAGCGATACAGTTTTTTTACCCGAAACAGACATTTGGAGTGATTGCTTACGGAATATTGTTTTCTGGATTAATTACCTGGGTTGTTGGAAGAGAAAATTTTCATATTGGTGCAAGCGGATTAATTTATGTTTTGGTAAGTTTTATTTTCTTCAAAGGAATTCAAACCAGATATTATAGATTAGTCGCTTTGTCACTAACTGTTATTTTGCTTTATGGTGGAATGATATGGTATGTTTTTCCTGATGTTGATCAATCTATTTCTTGGGAAGGACATTTGGCGGGGCTTATTACAGGTTTTGCTCTAACATTGTTTTACAGGACACCAGAATATGCAAAACCAATTGTTTACGACTGGCAGCGTCCAGATTTTGATCCAAATCAAGATCCGTTTATGAAGCATTTTGATGAAGATGGTAATTTTGTGAACATTTCGAATGATGAAGAAGAAAGCCATATAGAATATTTTTCGTCTAGTTTTCCAGTCAATTACATTGTTACAAAAAAAACTGAATTGGATGACGAAATTTAA
- a CDS encoding DUF5011 domain-containing protein, whose amino-acid sequence MKKIFISLMVVSGLLLTSCEESTDGVSKVTAYANLTMNGDALVVLTQGETYTEAGVEAEANGQVLPVTIDGTVDTSKPTVYKLRYSAVNSDGFPASLTRTVIVLSNKPSTIDLTGTFFRSGNANNVTRVGSGDRHYFTDNATGYTVGDPNVLKMEFYNIDDKQVYAPFKADASDTGIDAESNIGTITDKNNWKWSITATAFFGTADRIFKR is encoded by the coding sequence ATGAAAAAAATATTTATATCCTTAATGGTAGTTTCAGGACTATTATTAACTTCATGTGAAGAATCTACCGATGGAGTTTCAAAAGTAACTGCATACGCTAACTTGACAATGAATGGTGATGCACTAGTTGTTCTTACGCAAGGAGAAACATATACAGAAGCTGGCGTAGAAGCTGAAGCTAACGGACAAGTTCTTCCAGTAACGATTGACGGTACAGTTGATACTAGCAAACCTACAGTTTACAAACTTAGATATTCTGCAGTAAATAGCGATGGCTTTCCTGCTTCACTTACACGTACTGTAATTGTATTGAGCAACAAACCAAGCACAATTGATTTAACAGGTACTTTTTTTAGAAGCGGTAACGCTAATAATGTAACTAGAGTAGGAAGTGGAGACAGACACTATTTTACAGACAACGCAACTGGATATACTGTAGGTGACCCAAACGTATTAAAGATGGAATTCTATAATATAGATGACAAACAAGTTTACGCACCTTTCAAGGCAGACGCTTCAGATACAGGTATTGATGCAGAAAGTAACATTGGAACAATTACAGACAAGAACAACTGGAAATGGTCAATTACTGCTACTGCATTCTTCGGTACTGCTGATAGAATATTCAAACGTTAA
- a CDS encoding SusC/RagA family TonB-linked outer membrane protein codes for MKLKFNGFLVLLLVLVAQLSFAQERAVSGTVSDNAGMPLPGVSVLVKGTKTGTQTDFDGKFSIKVSPSQILVFSYIGMKTQEVAASSSTVNVKLADAGAQELEGVVVTAFGIKREKKSLGYATTTLKADALTQVVNTNPFETLSGKIAGVDITAPSQPGASTKVVIRGLNTITGNNGPLYVVDGTPINNSATGTTTTTRSYDAGNGISDIDPNNIESMTVLKGAAASALYGSRAGGGVIIITTKKGKANSGIKVDLLASTEFSEVARVPHLQNQFGQGWSGEGYSGANTYSNENGSWGPAFNGEVRPWGTIYENTQQLKPYVALKDNVRDFYNTGVLSTQSATLSGGGDTSDFSLVFSNVNSDGVVPTDADLYQKQSLGFNGGLKGKKFTLRTSINYVYKNQSAINTGQGDDAGQGSTLQQDLLQIPRDISIVDLKDYKNNPFNTPDYYFTPYAANPYFSINENSTKIFGNNLFGNINLSYKLTDKITATWQIGGNYRTERLKSYGAIVDYLPGTPQAVAGANPVVGGVTEGRSEFSEFDTFFNINYNTNLGEDWTLNLLGGLNYNKRESDQLFNTVTNLGIPGFYELSNSALRPVITQSNSLRRTGAVYASAEFAFKNRYFATITGREDKTSTLPTSNNAYFYPSLSLGAIVIDNGSTFLKLRGAASKIANDTSPYVTEDSYISGSAAANFGILASPLGGVSFFEASGRLGNPDLKPESTVEYEVGAEGSFFKNRISYDIALYHKTTSDVIVNLPLDPSTGYTIKAINAGDVVNKGIELSVTGSPIKNKDFSWNLTYTFTKNLNEVTELTGGNSYVDLTSAYGVTFRATKGEPIGTFYSQVPKTNAAGQYIVNASTGMYEVSDDIEKIGNSQRDFVMGLQNTFKYKNFNLAFSLDWKQGGEFYSYTKRLSHFVGNGIETTYNDRNPFIVPNSVNENVDAAGNVTYTENTTPLTFETVTNFYNTTNNPGIEKTHVIDKTFVRLREINFNYDFPSSVTKNMGLNKISLGVYARNLFMWTPGANPYTDPETGTYGTGVISDFGEFASNPSQRSVGGVLKLSF; via the coding sequence ATGAAACTAAAGTTCAATGGATTCTTAGTACTTTTACTAGTACTAGTTGCGCAATTATCATTTGCGCAAGAAAGAGCTGTTTCTGGGACAGTTTCTGACAATGCAGGAATGCCTTTACCGGGTGTTAGTGTATTAGTTAAAGGAACTAAAACGGGAACACAAACTGACTTTGATGGTAAATTTTCGATCAAAGTATCACCAAGCCAAATTTTGGTATTTAGCTACATTGGGATGAAAACTCAAGAAGTAGCAGCAAGTTCTTCTACTGTAAATGTAAAACTAGCAGATGCAGGAGCTCAAGAACTTGAAGGCGTAGTTGTAACAGCTTTCGGTATCAAAAGAGAGAAAAAATCTCTTGGTTACGCAACTACAACTTTAAAAGCAGACGCGCTTACTCAAGTAGTTAACACAAACCCATTCGAGACACTTTCTGGTAAAATTGCAGGGGTTGATATTACTGCTCCATCTCAACCAGGAGCTTCTACAAAAGTAGTTATTCGTGGTTTGAACACGATTACAGGAAACAATGGTCCTCTTTATGTAGTTGATGGAACACCTATCAACAACAGCGCTACTGGAACTACTACTACGACAAGATCTTATGATGCTGGAAATGGTATTAGTGACATTGACCCGAACAATATCGAGAGTATGACAGTTCTTAAAGGAGCAGCAGCATCTGCTTTATACGGTTCAAGAGCTGGTGGTGGTGTAATTATCATTACAACTAAAAAAGGAAAAGCAAACTCTGGAATTAAAGTTGACTTATTAGCTTCAACAGAATTTAGTGAAGTAGCTAGAGTTCCTCATTTGCAAAACCAATTTGGACAAGGATGGAGCGGAGAAGGTTATTCAGGAGCTAACACTTACAGTAATGAGAATGGTTCTTGGGGACCTGCATTTAATGGAGAAGTTAGACCATGGGGAACTATATATGAAAATACTCAACAACTTAAGCCTTATGTTGCTTTAAAGGATAACGTAAGAGACTTCTACAACACTGGTGTATTGTCTACACAATCTGCAACTCTTAGTGGAGGCGGTGATACTTCAGATTTCTCTTTAGTATTCTCAAATGTAAACAGTGATGGAGTTGTTCCAACTGATGCTGACTTATACCAAAAACAATCATTAGGATTTAATGGAGGATTAAAAGGAAAAAAATTCACTTTAAGAACTTCTATTAATTATGTATACAAAAACCAAAGCGCTATTAATACAGGACAAGGTGATGATGCTGGTCAAGGTTCAACTTTACAACAAGATTTATTACAAATCCCACGTGATATAAGTATTGTAGATTTAAAAGATTACAAAAATAATCCTTTTAATACTCCAGATTATTATTTCACTCCTTATGCTGCAAACCCATATTTCTCAATTAACGAGAACAGCACAAAAATATTTGGAAACAACCTTTTTGGTAACATTAACTTAAGTTATAAATTAACTGATAAGATTACAGCTACATGGCAAATTGGTGGTAACTATAGAACTGAAAGACTTAAAAGCTACGGAGCGATCGTAGATTACCTTCCAGGTACTCCTCAGGCTGTAGCTGGTGCTAACCCAGTAGTTGGAGGAGTTACAGAAGGAAGATCAGAATTCAGCGAATTCGATACTTTCTTCAACATAAACTATAACACAAACTTAGGCGAAGACTGGACATTAAATCTTTTGGGAGGTTTGAACTACAACAAAAGAGAATCTGACCAATTATTCAATACTGTTACTAACTTAGGAATTCCAGGTTTCTACGAGCTTTCGAACTCAGCTCTTAGACCAGTAATTACACAATCAAACTCATTAAGAAGAACTGGTGCAGTTTATGCTTCTGCTGAATTTGCTTTCAAGAACAGATATTTTGCTACTATTACAGGAAGAGAAGATAAAACTTCTACTTTACCAACTAGTAATAACGCATATTTCTACCCATCTTTATCACTTGGTGCAATTGTAATTGACAACGGAAGTACTTTCTTAAAATTAAGAGGTGCTGCATCTAAAATTGCAAATGACACTTCACCATATGTAACTGAAGATTCTTATATTTCAGGTTCTGCAGCTGCAAACTTTGGTATACTAGCATCTCCACTTGGAGGAGTAAGTTTCTTCGAAGCTTCTGGAAGACTTGGAAATCCTGATTTAAAACCAGAAAGTACTGTAGAGTATGAAGTTGGAGCTGAGGGATCTTTCTTCAAAAACAGAATTAGTTATGATATCGCATTATATCACAAAACAACTTCTGATGTAATTGTAAACTTACCTTTAGATCCTTCTACAGGTTACACAATTAAAGCTATTAATGCTGGAGACGTGGTAAACAAAGGTATTGAGCTTTCTGTAACTGGTAGCCCAATTAAAAACAAGGATTTCTCTTGGAACCTAACTTATACATTCACTAAAAACCTTAATGAGGTTACTGAATTAACTGGAGGAAATTCTTATGTTGATTTAACAAGTGCTTATGGTGTAACTTTTAGAGCAACTAAAGGAGAGCCAATCGGTACTTTCTATTCTCAAGTTCCAAAAACAAATGCAGCTGGACAATATATTGTAAATGCATCAACTGGTATGTACGAAGTAAGTGACGATATTGAAAAAATTGGAAATTCACAACGTGATTTCGTAATGGGATTACAAAATACTTTCAAGTACAAAAACTTTAACTTAGCTTTCTCATTAGACTGGAAACAAGGTGGAGAATTCTATTCCTATACTAAAAGACTTTCTCATTTCGTAGGAAATGGTATCGAAACTACTTATAATGATAGAAACCCATTTATCGTTCCTAACTCAGTTAACGAAAATGTAGATGCAGCAGGAAATGTTACTTATACTGAAAACACAACTCCGCTTACATTCGAAACTGTTACTAATTTCTACAATACTACAAACAACCCTGGTATTGAAAAAACTCACGTAATTGACAAAACTTTTGTTAGATTAAGAGAGATTAATTTTAATTATGACTTCCCTTCTTCAGTTACTAAAAATATGGGATTAAACAAAATTTCACTTGGAGTTTACGCAAGAAACCTTTTCATGTGGACTCCAGGAGCAAACCCATATACAGATCCTGAAACTGGAACTTACGGTACAGGCGTAATCTCTGATTTTGGAGAATTTGCATCTAACCCATCACAAAGATCAGTAGGTGGAGTTTTAAAATTATCATTCTAA
- the radC gene encoding DNA repair protein RadC: protein MEKSNFPITDWSEDDKPREKLMLKGKEVLSDAELIAILIGSGSRNESAVSLSKRILSSAGNLNALGKLSISSLMQFKGVGEAKAISIVAALELGRRQRSEDALIFKKISSSKAVFEIMQPIIGELPHEEFWVLFLNNSNSVISKSQLSKGGITGTVVDVRLVFKLAMENGATGLILCHNHPSGNLNPSDADKQITKKIKLAGESLDVKVLDHLIITESKYYSFVDEGIF from the coding sequence ATGGAAAAATCTAATTTTCCGATCACAGATTGGTCCGAAGATGACAAGCCTCGGGAGAAATTAATGTTGAAAGGAAAGGAAGTATTAAGTGATGCCGAATTAATTGCAATTTTAATTGGTTCTGGAAGTCGAAATGAATCTGCGGTTTCTTTAAGTAAGAGAATCTTATCAAGTGCAGGAAATCTGAATGCTTTAGGGAAATTGTCTATTTCAAGTTTAATGCAATTTAAAGGAGTAGGTGAGGCAAAAGCAATTTCTATTGTCGCGGCATTAGAATTAGGAAGAAGGCAAAGAAGTGAAGATGCGTTAATATTCAAAAAAATATCTTCTAGTAAAGCTGTTTTCGAGATAATGCAGCCAATTATTGGAGAACTTCCTCATGAAGAATTTTGGGTGCTTTTTCTTAATAATTCTAATAGCGTTATTTCAAAGTCTCAATTGAGTAAAGGAGGTATTACGGGAACTGTCGTAGACGTTAGATTAGTTTTTAAATTAGCCATGGAAAATGGGGCTACTGGTTTGATTTTGTGCCATAATCACCCCTCTGGAAACTTAAATCCTAGTGATGCAGACAAGCAAATTACCAAAAAAATAAAACTTGCGGGAGAAAGTCTAGATGTTAAAGTTTTAGATCATTTGATTATAACTGAATCAAAATATTATAGTTTTGTAGATGAAGGAATTTTTTAA
- a CDS encoding SusD/RagB family nutrient-binding outer membrane lipoprotein has protein sequence MKKITTIIAALFLLVSCDETFDINRDPDSLPPGQANSTILPAGIAGLAGAQGSYYALIGGFWSQFWTQNTTSNQYKDIDQYSIGTNDYQTGYTAMFDALNDIRVVKAQAEKEGNWNYYLIATVLEVEASQVMTDLYDAIPYAEANNASILQPKFNTGKEVYTLMIDDLKLALSKNLSSSVGTAPAKDDFIFNGNMENWTKFGNTLLLKLHLRLTQVDPALAQSGITTLINSGAQFLDVDAAMTQFEDAADRSNPLYETDRRQLNTTLNLRASKTLYTYLQSNLDPRLNKYYGPGNPNNQGDFENAATGLSLVTLYPKTPVYFLSAEESYFLQAEALTRYYGGAGAKAKYDLGVEANFAKYNSPSLLGTTTIPAVGSPAAFLAPGGKYAFPATGTAAQIEAIITQKWIASFPGNGYESFLEQNRTGFPKESAVPQDDEDYIPGQFRVSVENVTGGLFPRRIVLPNTVKTRNPNAPALAKITAPVWWDVN, from the coding sequence ATGAAAAAAATAACAACAATAATAGCAGCACTTTTCTTATTAGTGTCATGTGATGAAACATTTGACATTAATAGAGATCCAGATTCTTTACCTCCTGGACAAGCTAATAGCACTATTTTACCTGCAGGTATTGCAGGTCTAGCAGGTGCGCAAGGATCATACTACGCACTTATTGGCGGATTCTGGTCTCAATTTTGGACACAAAACACTACTTCGAATCAATACAAAGACATTGATCAATATAGTATTGGAACCAATGATTACCAAACAGGCTACACTGCAATGTTTGATGCTTTAAATGACATTAGAGTTGTAAAAGCACAAGCTGAAAAAGAAGGAAATTGGAATTATTACTTAATTGCAACTGTACTTGAAGTAGAAGCTTCTCAAGTAATGACTGACTTATATGATGCTATTCCTTATGCTGAAGCAAATAATGCAAGTATTTTGCAACCTAAATTCAATACTGGAAAAGAAGTTTATACTTTGATGATAGACGATTTAAAATTAGCATTATCAAAGAATCTAAGCTCTTCAGTAGGTACGGCACCAGCAAAAGACGATTTCATTTTCAATGGTAACATGGAAAACTGGACGAAATTTGGTAATACTTTATTATTAAAATTACATTTGAGATTAACGCAAGTTGATCCTGCTTTAGCTCAATCAGGAATTACTACCTTAATTAATTCTGGTGCTCAATTCTTGGATGTTGATGCCGCAATGACTCAATTTGAAGATGCTGCAGACAGAAGTAACCCATTATATGAAACTGACAGAAGACAGTTGAACACAACTCTAAACCTTAGAGCTAGTAAAACTTTATATACTTATTTACAGTCAAATTTAGACCCTCGTTTAAATAAATATTATGGGCCAGGAAATCCAAATAACCAAGGTGATTTTGAAAATGCTGCGACTGGACTTTCATTAGTAACTCTTTATCCAAAAACTCCAGTTTACTTCTTAAGCGCAGAAGAAAGCTATTTTTTACAAGCTGAAGCACTTACAAGATATTATGGTGGTGCTGGAGCAAAAGCAAAATATGATTTAGGAGTTGAAGCAAATTTCGCTAAATACAATAGCCCATCTCTACTTGGCACAACTACTATTCCAGCGGTTGGAAGCCCAGCAGCTTTCTTAGCTCCTGGAGGAAAATATGCTTTTCCAGCAACAGGAACAGCTGCTCAAATCGAGGCTATTATCACTCAAAAATGGATTGCTAGTTTCCCTGGAAATGGTTACGAATCTTTCTTAGAGCAAAACAGAACAGGCTTCCCTAAAGAATCTGCTGTTCCTCAAGATGATGAAGACTACATCCCTGGACAATTTAGAGTATCTGTTGAAAATGTAACAGGTGGATTATTCCCTAGAAGAATTGTTTTACCAAATACTGTAAAAACAAGAAATCCAAACGCTCCAGCTTTAGCAAAAATAACTGCTCCAGTATGGTGGGATGTTAACTAA
- a CDS encoding lipid-binding protein, translated as MLTSFAACDEVGDTNPGGTSTKDMSGDWYVQTLVNGTVVADYALISTYNTSANDGKEMWIDDHGHVWDFKVKSPVTLSALSFAGSNLASSVDGYDINVNITEGKITKNGATSTGGHTVDGISFKAEFSDDPGTIYEIKGYKRTGFYEDEH; from the coding sequence GTGCTTACGTCGTTTGCAGCTTGTGATGAAGTTGGCGATACTAATCCAGGAGGAACATCTACAAAGGATATGTCTGGAGACTGGTACGTTCAAACATTAGTTAATGGAACTGTAGTAGCAGACTATGCACTTATTTCTACTTACAATACATCAGCAAATGATGGAAAAGAGATGTGGATTGATGATCATGGTCACGTATGGGACTTTAAAGTTAAGTCACCTGTAACTCTTAGCGCATTATCATTTGCAGGAAGTAATTTAGCAAGTAGCGTTGATGGATACGATATCAATGTGAATATAACAGAAGGTAAAATCACTAAGAATGGTGCTACATCGACTGGAGGTCATACAGTTGACGGAATCTCTTTTAAAGCTGAATTCTCAGATGATCCAGGAACTATTTATGAGATCAAAGGTTATAAGAGAACTGGTTTCTATGAAGACGAACACTAA